DNA sequence from the Cyprinus carpio isolate SPL01 chromosome A9, ASM1834038v1, whole genome shotgun sequence genome:
atccgaagtgcacacacacagagcagtgaacacacacacacactgtgaacacccacccggagcagtgggcagccattttatgctgcggcgcccggggagcagttgggggttcagtgccttgctcaagggcacctaagtcatggtattgagggtggagagagcgctgtacattcactccccccacccacaattcctgccggcccgagactcgaactcacaacccttcgattgggagtccgactctctaaccattaggccacgactaagACATCGTTCAAtactgtcaagcttttgcaaaataaagaaaactagtCTCTGCCGTTctcgttccttgaaccggttcagagccctgggcagcacacacttttattttttaaattgaaacaatttttttacagtgtgaaacAAGTTTAATAATCTACTATTATCTACCATCTAATTATctaatccattaaaaataaaaataaaacattttataaactaCATTGATTAACACATACTGTTCAGAATGTCCAAAATGTTGACAGGTAGTGAGTGAGTTAGATCGAAATATGCTGGTTCTAATACAGTTTTTCCCTCCCACAGTTGGAAGTCAAACGTCTTAAACATGGAAACTACTACACCAGATTTCATGTACCCTGAATTGGTGACTCCCTGCCCAGATACCATGCAGAATCTGAACAGCACGGCTTTGGTCTTAGTTTACATCATAGTCTTCTGTCTGAGCTTGACAGGCAACACGGTGGTGATATTCGTGGTGAGTTGCATGGAGAACCGCAGGACGTCAACTGACGTTTACCTGATGCACCTGGCCATCGCCGACCTGCTCTTTTCTTTGACACTCCCTTTCTGGGCTTCTTACCTTCACGTCGGCTACTGGATGTTTGGCACAGTTACGTGCAAACTGATTTCAGGCTTGCAGGAAGTTACATTTTACTGCTGCGTCTTTCTTCTGGCATGTATTAGTATCGATCGCTACCTGGCCATTGTGAAAGCAACCCAATTTCTCACGCAAAAACAGCATCTGGTGGGAAAAGTGTGTGCGGTGGTGTGGCTATGTGCCTTTATGTTGTCCCTGCCCATTATGGTTAATCGTGAGGCCTTTGTGTCCAGTAATACAGAGCAGTATGTATGCCATGACAATTTGACCGCGGAAAACATGGACAGCTGGAGAGTGAGTTGGCGGATTCTCCACCACACTTTGGGATTCTTCCTGCCATTGGCCGTCATGATGTTCTGCTATGGTTTCACCATCTGCACGCTTTGCCGCTTGCGCAACAGCCAAAAGCATAAGGCCATGCGGGTCATCCTATTCGTCGTGTTGGCTTTTATTGCCTGCTGGCTACCCAAAAATATCCTAGAGTTAACAGACAACCTGATGCGAGGTGGCCAGATGAAGGAAACGTGTAAGATGAGAGACAGAATAGACGTAGCATTGTACGTCACGGAGGCATTGGCTTTCACCCACTGTGCAATAAACCCCATCTTGTATGCCTTCATCGGAAAGAAATTCCGCAACCAGCTCTTGATGTCTCTCTTTAAAAAAGGCCTGTTGACGAGAGACACAATGTCGAAATATCGAGTGGGATCTGTTTATAGCTCTGGAAGCACTCGGCAGATGTCAGTGACTCTGTAGTCAGCTGTATTCTtctgtaatattaaaatgatatgtaTTCTTCCTCTTTTGCTtctgttaaagaaatagtttatcCAGAAATGCTGATTGTTATCTCATCCCTGTCATAAAAATACAGAGCTTTGAGGTTGGGTCAATAATGACTGAACTgtcatttttaagtattaaaataagaGCGTGCTTGTGtatctttgatattttttttactgataatgATCTTTGAAAGGTTTTTCTTTGGTTTGAGTCAACATGCCGAGCTTGTGCTTTTTGAATGCTGTGTACTTATCATAATGATCTGCGAAAAACACTCCGCAGAGGCTTACATTTTTGTTGTAACAGTGTAATAGGTGAAAGTAGAGATtttctgttttgtatatttttcatctgtattttACCAGTGATTtgtaaaagtttgaggttggtaagattttttaatctttttttaaagtcCTTTATGctcacctgcatttatttgattaaaataccgtaaaacaataatattgtgaaatgttattagaataaaaaacactttttctattttaatgtttaaaaatggaatttattcctgtgatcaaaactaaagtttcagcatcattactccagtcttcagtgtcacgtgattcttaagaaatcattctaatatgctgatttgccgctcatGAAACATGaccattaccaaaaaaaaaaaaaagtcttactgaccacaaaaattttaaagtttttattagttGCTTGTTTTAGGACATGCTATTTTTGTTCTTACtctaatttaatgtaaaaagttaATCATGTTTTGGCTTCACATGTCTAAATAAAgctgctttagaaaaaaaaaatgcttctcacACTTGtaccttaacttttttttttttttgtttgagtaaTCAGCctgctacactcttaaaaaaaaaggtgccAGTAAGAACCAAAAAGGGGGTTTCGTGGCGATGCCATAgaggaaccatttttggttccctaaagaaccattttgtgaaatgttctttaaagaaccgGTGTTTTCCTTGGTGCCATAAAGCACCTTTTCTGGTACTACAAAGAACCctttttaaaggttcttcaaagaACCACAGATGAATAGGTTCTTTATGGCCCAATTTCTTCCAGATCAATATCCTTACATTTATCATACTATTTTACTAAGTTTTCTTTAATAGGATTgttcaaaaagtaataaaaaagtcCAGAAGTAACAAGACGTGACTAGAtgtatgattaaaatgtttattgcatttacaGTATGCATGAATGCAGTCTACATCATCGTGTATATGTGTTTAATAGGAATGTGCACAAGTACTAGAGTACTCAGACTTGACAGCAATGATAGATCATTTTTTAAAGTCACTGCAATCATTAGTTTCATGATCAATCATCGCTGTCAAGTCTGAGTACTTGATGATAAcctgactttatatatttatctttttctgTTTGGTTATGGCAGCATTTTAGGTGGTACCTGAGCTCTGACTAGTTAGTGTTAGGACAACATGCCATTCAGACAAAATCAAAACCAACAGTActtgaaattaaaaatggaaaaaaatgtgtaatactGTGAATACAGCAGGTTAATGTCAGTACCCCCATCATGCATTAGTATGCCCTTTTTCATCCCGTGGAAACTGACACTGG
Encoded proteins:
- the cxcr2 gene encoding C-X-C chemokine receptor type 1; the encoded protein is METTTPDFMYPELVTPCPDTMQNLNSTALVLVYIIVFCLSLTGNTVVIFVVSCMENRRTSTDVYLMHLAIADLLFSLTLPFWASYLHVGYWMFGTVTCKLISGLQEVTFYCCVFLLACISIDRYLAIVKATQFLTQKQHLVGKVCAVVWLCAFMLSLPIMVNREAFVSSNTEQYVCHDNLTAENMDSWRVSWRILHHTLGFFLPLAVMMFCYGFTICTLCRLRNSQKHKAMRVILFVVLAFIACWLPKNILELTDNLMRGGQMKETCKMRDRIDVALYVTEALAFTHCAINPILYAFIGKKFRNQLLMSLFKKGLLTRDTMSKYRVGSVYSSGSTRQMSVTL